Proteins co-encoded in one Brassica oleracea var. oleracea cultivar TO1000 chromosome C4, BOL, whole genome shotgun sequence genomic window:
- the LOC106337056 gene encoding uncharacterized protein LOC106337056 isoform X2, with translation MSISLSFIPSLSLPQPPSLSCSATVPRRCFSSIRCGPRDNRGPLLKGRILSSEAIQSIQSLKRANRTGSLSLSLPPLRRLLKADLLAVVRELLRQDHCTLAVHVLSTLRSEYPPLDLTLCADVVNALARNGEREEIDSLIGEMEGIEGGYENDKALAKLIRAVMGAERRESAVRIYAMMREGGWGSESWEADEYVAEVLSKGLRRLGEEELAAQVASTQRIRIRT, from the exons ATGTCGATTTCTCTTTCGTTCATCCCTTCTCTCAGCCTCCCTCAACCACCGAGCCTTAGCTGTAGCGCCACCGTTCCTAGAAGATGCTTCTCTTCTATCCGATGCGGCCCACGCGACAACCGTGGACCTCTTCTCAAAGGTCGGATCCTTAGCTCTGAAGCCATCCAATCGATCCAGTCCCTCAAGCGAGCCAATCGCACCGGCTCCCTCTCCCTTAGCCTCCCTCCTCTCCGCCGTCTCCTGAAGGCTGATCTCCTTGCCGTTGTCCGCGAGCTTCTCCGTCAGGACCACTGCACACTCGCTGTCCACGTTCTCTCCACCCTCCGGTCCGAGTATCCTCCTCTGGACCTCACTCTCTGCGCGGACGTCGTCAACGCCCTCGCCAGAAACGGAGAGCGCGAGGAGATAGACAGTCTCATCGGCGAAATGGAGGGGATTGAGGGAGGCTACGAGAACGACAAGGCTTTGGCGAAGCTGATAAGGGCGGTGATGGGAGCGGAGAGGAGGGAGTCGGCGGTGAGGATATACGCGATGATGAGAGAGGGAGGGTGGGGGTCGGAGTCGTGGGAGGCAGACGAGTATGTTGCAGAGGTTTTGAGTAAGGGACTGAGGAGGCTCGGGGAGGAAGAACTTGCTGCTCAGGTGGCCTCCACTCAAAG AATAAGGATACGTACGTGA
- the LOC106337056 gene encoding uncharacterized protein LOC106337056 isoform X3 gives MSISLSFIPSLSLPQPPSLSCSATVPRRCFSSIRCGPRDNRGPLLKGRILSSEAIQSIQSLKRANRTGSLSLSLPPLRRLLKADLLAVVRELLRQDHCTLAVHVLSTLRSEYPPLDLTLCADVVNALARNGEREEIDSLIGEMEGIEGGYENDKALAKLIRAVMGAERRESAVRIYAMMREGGWGSESWEADEYVAEVLSKGLRRLGEEELAAQVASTQRIRT, from the exons ATGTCGATTTCTCTTTCGTTCATCCCTTCTCTCAGCCTCCCTCAACCACCGAGCCTTAGCTGTAGCGCCACCGTTCCTAGAAGATGCTTCTCTTCTATCCGATGCGGCCCACGCGACAACCGTGGACCTCTTCTCAAAGGTCGGATCCTTAGCTCTGAAGCCATCCAATCGATCCAGTCCCTCAAGCGAGCCAATCGCACCGGCTCCCTCTCCCTTAGCCTCCCTCCTCTCCGCCGTCTCCTGAAGGCTGATCTCCTTGCCGTTGTCCGCGAGCTTCTCCGTCAGGACCACTGCACACTCGCTGTCCACGTTCTCTCCACCCTCCGGTCCGAGTATCCTCCTCTGGACCTCACTCTCTGCGCGGACGTCGTCAACGCCCTCGCCAGAAACGGAGAGCGCGAGGAGATAGACAGTCTCATCGGCGAAATGGAGGGGATTGAGGGAGGCTACGAGAACGACAAGGCTTTGGCGAAGCTGATAAGGGCGGTGATGGGAGCGGAGAGGAGGGAGTCGGCGGTGAGGATATACGCGATGATGAGAGAGGGAGGGTGGGGGTCGGAGTCGTGGGAGGCAGACGAGTATGTTGCAGAGGTTTTGAGTAAGGGACTGAGGAGGCTCGGGGAGGAAGAACTTGCTGCTCAGGTGGCCTCCACTCAAAG GATACGTACGTGA
- the LOC106337056 gene encoding uncharacterized protein LOC106337056 isoform X1, whose amino-acid sequence MSISLSFIPSLSLPQPPSLSCSATVPRRCFSSIRCGPRDNRGPLLKGRILSSEAIQSIQSLKRANRTGSLSLSLPPLRRLLKADLLAVVRELLRQDHCTLAVHVLSTLRSEYPPLDLTLCADVVNALARNGEREEIDSLIGEMEGIEGGYENDKALAKLIRAVMGAERRESAVRIYAMMREGGWGSESWEADEYVAEVLSKGLRRLGEEELAAQVASTQRVWFFFWKWNKDTYVREGSSVDYPLNFFFF is encoded by the exons ATGTCGATTTCTCTTTCGTTCATCCCTTCTCTCAGCCTCCCTCAACCACCGAGCCTTAGCTGTAGCGCCACCGTTCCTAGAAGATGCTTCTCTTCTATCCGATGCGGCCCACGCGACAACCGTGGACCTCTTCTCAAAGGTCGGATCCTTAGCTCTGAAGCCATCCAATCGATCCAGTCCCTCAAGCGAGCCAATCGCACCGGCTCCCTCTCCCTTAGCCTCCCTCCTCTCCGCCGTCTCCTGAAGGCTGATCTCCTTGCCGTTGTCCGCGAGCTTCTCCGTCAGGACCACTGCACACTCGCTGTCCACGTTCTCTCCACCCTCCGGTCCGAGTATCCTCCTCTGGACCTCACTCTCTGCGCGGACGTCGTCAACGCCCTCGCCAGAAACGGAGAGCGCGAGGAGATAGACAGTCTCATCGGCGAAATGGAGGGGATTGAGGGAGGCTACGAGAACGACAAGGCTTTGGCGAAGCTGATAAGGGCGGTGATGGGAGCGGAGAGGAGGGAGTCGGCGGTGAGGATATACGCGATGATGAGAGAGGGAGGGTGGGGGTCGGAGTCGTGGGAGGCAGACGAGTATGTTGCAGAGGTTTTGAGTAAGGGACTGAGGAGGCTCGGGGAGGAAGAACTTGCTGCTCAGGTGGCCTCCACTCAAAG AGTTTGGTTTTTTTTTTGGAAATGGAATAAGGATACGTACGTGAGGGAGGGCTCAAGTGTGGACTACCCTCTCAACTTCTTCTTCTTCTAG
- the LOC106337052 gene encoding RHOMBOID-like protein 9, chloroplastic, with amino-acid sequence MALLPLHHEFPCKDHVFQHGTSTRHSRGQVLFDTNGSRRCFSSFARTFPYCLSSRGKLCLVRASSETKIIKERLKLLDSYFGKLQDDDEKKPSISTGDDEKAKLNAETELESLSVYLDKQQQDAVIKPEGDSAASKLRKADIKSNNSSPFQQLDDDDEDQGEDTLNFYAVSILAAINVGVCLFEAAAPVRNNEMGLLSLPLLYGAKINDLIVAGEWWRLLTPMFLHSGIPHVALSSWALLTFGPKVCRDYGIFKFCLIYILGGVSGNFMSFLLTPDPTVGGTGPAFALIGAWLVDQSQNKEMIKRDEYEDLFQKAIVMTGLGLILSHFGPIDDWTNLGALVAGIVYGFFTCPVLQLGRGSERPEGIVTVGREKQNSGDPCKSFLVFVVFVAVLVTCVLVLGDGPLDFPTYDDVVYSLI; translated from the exons ATGGCGCTGTTACCTCTTCACCATGAGTTCCCCTGTAAAGATCATGTCTTTCAGCATGGGACTTCAACTCGGCATAGCAGAGGACAAGTGTTGTTTGATACGAATGGTTCCAGACGTTGTTTTTCTTCGTTTGCAAGGACCTTCCCTTATTGTCTTTCATCAAGAGGAAAGCTGTGCTTGGTTAGGGCGTCATCAGAGACCAAGATCATCAAGGAGAGACTTAAGCTGTTAGATTCTTATTTTGGGAAACTTCAAGACGACGATGAGAAGAAGCCCTCTATCTCAACGGGTGATGATGAGAAAGCTAAGCTCAATGCGGAGACGGAGTTAGAATCTTTGAGCGTTTATCTTGACAAGCAACAACAAG ATGCGGTGATAAAACCAGAAGGAGATTCAGCAGCAAGCAAACTGAGAAAGGCGGATATCAAAAGTAATAATTCTAGTCCTTTCCAGCAGCTCGATGATGATGATGAGGATCAAGGAGAAGATACGTTGAACTTCTATGCTGT GAGCATATTAGCAGCCATAAACGTCGGAGTGTGTCTGTTTGAAGCAGCGGCTCCAGTGAGGAATAACGAAATGGGACTCTTATCGCTTCCGTTGCTCTATGGAGCAAAGATAAACGATCTAATCGTCGCTGGAGAATGGTGGAGGCTGCTCACACCCATGTTTCTG CATTCTGGAATCCCTCACGTAGCACTTAGCTCATGGGCTCTGCTTACCTTTGGACCAAAAGTGTGCCGTGACTATGGGATATTCAAGTTTTGTCTGATTTACATTCTCGGAGGAGTCTCTGGTAATTTCATGAGCTTTCTTCTTACTCCAGATCCTACTGTTGGTGGAACT GGACCAGCATTTGCGTTAATAGGAGCTTGGCTTGTGGACCAATCTCAGAACAAGGAGATGATCAAAAGAGATGAGTATGAGGATTTGTTTCAGAAGGCCATTGTAATGACAGGGCTTGGTCTCATATTAAGCCATTTCGGTCCTATAGATGACTG GACAAATCTGGGAGCACTTGTAGCTGGGATCGTGTATGGGTTCTTCACTTGTCCAGTGCTTCAACTTGGAAGAGGAAGTGAAAGACCTGAAGGGATTGTGACTGTTGGACGGGAGAAACAGAATAGCGGTGATCCATGTAAATCGTTTCTTGTGTTCGTAGTCTTTGTTGCGGTTCTCGTGACTTGTGTGCTAGTCCTTGGGGATGGACCGTTGGACTTCCCTACGTATGATGATGTTGTCTACTCTCTCATTTAG
- the LOC106338774 gene encoding uncharacterized protein LOC106338774 translates to MSEDLPKRLFKEDEEPRVTQINNNCRIDYIIRKFQAWLPKELDVVKKDLVFHHIFKLHENGLGYSARVIHSFLCRELVTYLQHELWFVFARRPLRFSLQEFHAVTGFEYDIHISLEEFKEWKYDGGFWSKVLRRKDGTITLFNLWTKDKEAYIAVVMNLDRVRRYPWGVAAYDLLCKSIAKNRSQLKEKTTSYVLDGFSYALQIWAMEAVPKIGKLCGKKLDKGFKDGPRCINWMGAAKDDIYPYISWTGNYDVVKAQSFHRDDDVEDDRIKVLMEMIKKGHDFSEHVWETEENEVISLSLDDESAVNDEASVNVEAAESDDDFQTPKGSKNVGSRSKRGKKRFPDRGMEKRKHKFRGMMDYGSDGRRRQ, encoded by the exons ATGTCTGAGGACTTACCAAAGAGGCTTTTTAAGGAGGACGAGGAGCCCCGAGTGACTCAGATCAACAACAACTGCAGGATCGACTACATTATCCGAAAGTTCCAAGCGTGGCTGCCAAAGGAGTTGGATGTTGTGAAGAAAGATCTGGTTTTTCATCATATTTTTAAGCTCCATGAGAATGGTCTTGGATACTCCGCGAGGGTGATACACAGCTTCTTGTGTAGGGAGCTGGTGACTTACTTACAGCACGAGCTTTGGTTTGTCTTTGCGAGGAGACCGCTTCGATTCTCATTGCAAGAGTTCCACGCAGTAACCGGGTTTGAATACGATATTCATATCTCGCTTGAGGAGTTTAAAGAGTGGAAATATGATGGTGGTTTCTGGAGCAAGGTTTTGAGGAGAAAAGATGGAACAATTACACTCTTCAACCTGTGGACTAAGGACAAGGAAGCT TACATCGCGGTGGTCATGAATCTTGACAGAGTTCGACGGTATCCTTGGGGAGTTGCTGCTTATGACCTTCTCTGCAAATCAATAGCCAAAAATCGTTCCCAACTGAAGGAAAAGACCACTAGCTATGTCTTGGATGGCTTCTCATACGCCTTGCAGATTTGGGCAATGGAAGCGGTACCAAAAATTGGGAAGCTTTGTGGAAAAAAGCTGGATAAGGGTTTCAAGGACGGTCCTAGATGCATAAACTGGATGGGAGCTGCGAAG GATGACATCTACCCATACATCTCATGGACAGGAAATTATGATGTTGTCAAAGCTCAGTCATTTCACAGAGATGATGATGTGGAGGATGATAGAATCAAGGTTCTGATGGAGATGATAAAGAAGGGGCATGATTTTAGTGAGCATGTTTGGGAAACTGAAGAAAATGAAGTGATTTCTTTATCTCTCGATGACGAATCAGCTGTGAATGATGAAGCAAGCGTGAATGTTGAAGCAGCCGAGAGTGATGACGACTTTCAGACTCCGAAAGGATCAAAAAACGTTGGTTCTAGATCAAAGAGGGGTAAAAAGAGGTTTCCCGATCGTGGTATGGAGAAGAGAAAGCATAAG TTCAGAGGGATGATGGATTATGGTTCAGACGGACGCAGGAGACAGTAA